Proteins encoded together in one Carya illinoinensis cultivar Pawnee chromosome 3, C.illinoinensisPawnee_v1, whole genome shotgun sequence window:
- the LOC122303227 gene encoding protein ACTIVITY OF BC1 COMPLEX KINASE 8, chloroplastic-like isoform X5: MSKRRPSLHPDLWLRHMQVLHAMIQMGVLVPTTGDMIAARDGQHSSSLTADQPFQFPATFTFVRAFSVLDGINLERALTLDLILLRLPNREFDLCFFQL, translated from the exons ATGTCGAAGAGAAGACCGTCCCTGCATCCAGATCTGTGGCTACGCCACA TGCAGGTGCTTCACGCAATGATTCAAATGGGTGTTCTTGTACCTACTACTGGAGATATGATTGCTGCCAGAGACGGACAACACAGCTCTTCCTTAACAG CAGATCAGCCCTTTCAATTTCCCGCCACATTCACATTTGTTAGAGCATTTTCAG TTTTGGATGGCATTAATTTGGAAAGGGCCTTGACCCTCGATTTGATATTACTGAGATTGCCAAACCGTGAGTTTGATCTTTGCTTCTTCCAACTCTGA
- the LOC122303227 gene encoding protein ACTIVITY OF BC1 COMPLEX KINASE 8, chloroplastic-like isoform X4 — MSKRRPSLHPDLWLRHMQVLHAMIQMGVLVPTTGDMIAARDGQHSSSLTGEDLLAIAADQPFQFPATFTFVRAFSVLDGINLERALTLDLILLRLPNREFDLCFFQL; from the exons ATGTCGAAGAGAAGACCGTCCCTGCATCCAGATCTGTGGCTACGCCACA TGCAGGTGCTTCACGCAATGATTCAAATGGGTGTTCTTGTACCTACTACTGGAGATATGATTGCTGCCAGAGACGGACAACACAGCTCTTCCTTAACAG GGGAAGATCTATTAGCTATTGCAGCAGATCAGCCCTTTCAATTTCCCGCCACATTCACATTTGTTAGAGCATTTTCAG TTTTGGATGGCATTAATTTGGAAAGGGCCTTGACCCTCGATTTGATATTACTGAGATTGCCAAACCGTGAGTTTGATCTTTGCTTCTTCCAACTCTGA
- the LOC122303227 gene encoding uncharacterized protein LOC122303227 isoform X6 gives MSKRRPSLHPDLWLRHMQVLHAMIQMGVLVPTTGDMIAARDGQHSSSLTDQPFQFPATFTFVRAFSVLDGINLERALTLDLILLRLPNREFDLCFFQL, from the exons ATGTCGAAGAGAAGACCGTCCCTGCATCCAGATCTGTGGCTACGCCACA TGCAGGTGCTTCACGCAATGATTCAAATGGGTGTTCTTGTACCTACTACTGGAGATATGATTGCTGCCAGAGACGGACAACACAGCTCTTCCTTAACAG ATCAGCCCTTTCAATTTCCCGCCACATTCACATTTGTTAGAGCATTTTCAG TTTTGGATGGCATTAATTTGGAAAGGGCCTTGACCCTCGATTTGATATTACTGAGATTGCCAAACCGTGAGTTTGATCTTTGCTTCTTCCAACTCTGA
- the LOC122303227 gene encoding uncharacterized protein LOC122303227 isoform X1 has product MSKRRPSLHPDLWLRHSKFPTKTWFLIPQYSDGVNISPESLQISPSPMENLMLVQVLHAMIQMGVLVPTTGDMIAARDGQHSSSLTGEDLLAIAADQPFQFPATFTFVRAFSVLDGINLERALTLDLILLRLPNREFDLCFFQL; this is encoded by the exons ATGTCGAAGAGAAGACCGTCCCTGCATCCAGATCTGTGGCTACGCCACAGTAAGTTTCCAACCAAAACCTGGTTTTTGATTCCTCAGTACAGTGACGGGGTAAATATCTCCCCCGAGTCACTGCAAATATCTCCCTCTCCGATGGAAAATCTTATGCTAGTGCAGGTGCTTCACGCAATGATTCAAATGGGTGTTCTTGTACCTACTACTGGAGATATGATTGCTGCCAGAGACGGACAACACAGCTCTTCCTTAACAG GGGAAGATCTATTAGCTATTGCAGCAGATCAGCCCTTTCAATTTCCCGCCACATTCACATTTGTTAGAGCATTTTCAG TTTTGGATGGCATTAATTTGGAAAGGGCCTTGACCCTCGATTTGATATTACTGAGATTGCCAAACCGTGAGTTTGATCTTTGCTTCTTCCAACTCTGA
- the LOC122303227 gene encoding uncharacterized protein LOC122303227 isoform X2 translates to MSKRRPSLHPDLWLRHSKFPTKTWFLIPQYSDGVNISPESLQISPSPMENLMLVQVLHAMIQMGVLVPTTGDMIAARDGQHSSSLTADQPFQFPATFTFVRAFSVLDGINLERALTLDLILLRLPNREFDLCFFQL, encoded by the exons ATGTCGAAGAGAAGACCGTCCCTGCATCCAGATCTGTGGCTACGCCACAGTAAGTTTCCAACCAAAACCTGGTTTTTGATTCCTCAGTACAGTGACGGGGTAAATATCTCCCCCGAGTCACTGCAAATATCTCCCTCTCCGATGGAAAATCTTATGCTAGTGCAGGTGCTTCACGCAATGATTCAAATGGGTGTTCTTGTACCTACTACTGGAGATATGATTGCTGCCAGAGACGGACAACACAGCTCTTCCTTAACAG CAGATCAGCCCTTTCAATTTCCCGCCACATTCACATTTGTTAGAGCATTTTCAG TTTTGGATGGCATTAATTTGGAAAGGGCCTTGACCCTCGATTTGATATTACTGAGATTGCCAAACCGTGAGTTTGATCTTTGCTTCTTCCAACTCTGA
- the LOC122303227 gene encoding uncharacterized protein LOC122303227 isoform X3 gives MSKRRPSLHPDLWLRHSKFPTKTWFLIPQYSDGVNISPESLQISPSPMENLMLVQVLHAMIQMGVLVPTTGDMIAARDGQHSSSLTDQPFQFPATFTFVRAFSVLDGINLERALTLDLILLRLPNREFDLCFFQL, from the exons ATGTCGAAGAGAAGACCGTCCCTGCATCCAGATCTGTGGCTACGCCACAGTAAGTTTCCAACCAAAACCTGGTTTTTGATTCCTCAGTACAGTGACGGGGTAAATATCTCCCCCGAGTCACTGCAAATATCTCCCTCTCCGATGGAAAATCTTATGCTAGTGCAGGTGCTTCACGCAATGATTCAAATGGGTGTTCTTGTACCTACTACTGGAGATATGATTGCTGCCAGAGACGGACAACACAGCTCTTCCTTAACAG ATCAGCCCTTTCAATTTCCCGCCACATTCACATTTGTTAGAGCATTTTCAG TTTTGGATGGCATTAATTTGGAAAGGGCCTTGACCCTCGATTTGATATTACTGAGATTGCCAAACCGTGAGTTTGATCTTTGCTTCTTCCAACTCTGA
- the LOC122303225 gene encoding membrane steroid-binding protein 1, with amino-acid sequence MALELWETLKEAIPVYTGLSPATFFTVTALFFAVYYVISGLFGSSDHHPRPREYEQPPPPPVQLGEISEDELKQYDGSDPQKPLLMAIKGQIYDVSQSRMFYGPGGPYALFAGKDASRALAKMSFEEKDLTGDISGLGPFEREALQDWEYKFMSKYVKVGTIKSVPVTDGAPTGEHAESTDRDVAKPAEDVPSESAPVVTEETPAGADAAKE; translated from the exons ATGGCTCTGGAACTGTGGGAGACACTGAAGGAGGCGATCCCAGTCTACACGGGGCTCTCTCCGGCGACCTTCTTTACGGTTACCGCTCTTTTCTTCGCTGTATACTACGTGATATCGGGTCTGTTTGGGTCTTCCGATCATCATCCGAGGCCTAGGGAGTACGAGCAGCCTCCGCCGCCTCCGGTGCAGCTCGGAGAGATCTCCGAGGATGAGCTCAAGCAGTACGATGGATCCGACCCCCAGAAGCCTTTGCTCATGGCCATCAAGGGCCAGATCTACGATGTGTCGCAGAGCAG GATGTTTTATGGACCTGGTGGACCTTATGCATTGTTTGCTGGAAAAGATGCTAGCAGAGCTCTCGCAAAAATGTCTTTTGAAGAGAAAGATCTGACGGGGGATATATCGGGTCTAGGTCCATTCGAACGTGAGGCTTTGCAGGACTGGGAATACAAGTTTATGAGCAAGTATGTTAAGGTTGGAACCATCAAGTCTGTTCCAGTGACTGATGGGGCACCGACAGGTGAACATGCAGAATCTACTGATCGCGATGTTGCTAAGCCTGCTGAAGATGTTCCATCAGAAAGTGCACCTGTTGTTACTGAGGAAACTCCTGCTGGGGCTGATGCTGCAAAAGAGTAA
- the LOC122303229 gene encoding F-box/LRR-repeat protein At3g48880, with amino-acid sequence MEDGCSIARRWEDLDTDVLVKIFQSFNIFELTSGIAHVCSAWRMACCDPQLWKTLDLSMLKSNFIIILLDPYVYVDSRSDKTLTRLLKISLSLSKGNITTLIFHFNLYVSDDQLTYTAERCPRLRRLVLPAWNRIKKTGICKAIGTWKDLESLTMPKIANPLYLMEEISKNCKNFNKLKIMGPFDVLFASTLAAYLPKLKVLSLRCSVVYKDALIIILDGLQHLEVLNISHCLLIEVLPSPASKRVVREIDESIRRRASQLREFLTCMKDSCIMCQRTKNDEGLMRWYKYEEGLWKADEVSSLAL; translated from the exons ATGGAAGACGGTTGCTCTATTGCAAGGAGATGGGAGGACCTGGACACTGATGTTTTGGTGAAGATTTTCCAGTCCTTCAACATCTTTGAGCTAACTTCAGGCATTGCTCATGTCTGCAGTGCATGGCGTATGGCTTGCTGCGATCCTCAGCTTTGGAAAACACTTGATTTGTCAATGTTGAAATCCAATTTCATAATAATCCTATTAGATCCATATGTTTATGTTGATAGCCGTTCTGATAAGACACTAACTCGTCTGTTGAAGATTTCATTGAGTCTCAGTAAGGGAAACATAACAACCTTGATTTTCCATTTCAACCTATACGTGAGCGATGATCAGTTGACTTACACTGCTGAAAG GTGCCCAAGGCTCAGACGACTTGTTCTGCCGGCTTGGAACAGAATAAAAAAAACTGGAATATGCAAGGCCATTGGcacatggaaagatcttgaaTCCCTGACAATGCCTAAGATAGCAAATCCCCTGTACCTCATGGAGGAAATTTCCAAGAACTGCAAGAACTTTAATAAACTGAAGATTATGGGCCCTTTTGATGTTTTATTTGCTTCTACACTAGCTGCATATCTTCCAAAATTGAAGGTCCTAAGTCTCCGATGCTCAGTTGTATATAAAGATGCTCTGATAATAATTTTGGATGGTTTGCAACACCTAGAGGTGCTTAACATATCGCATTGCCTTCTGATAGAAGTCCTTCCATCACCTGCATCTAAAAGAGTTGTTAGAGAAATTGATGAATCTATCCGCAGAAGGGCTTCTCAGTTACGTGAATTTttaacatgcatgaaagattcATGCATTATGTGCCAGCGAACGAAAAATGACGAGGGACTCATGAGGTGGTACAAGTATGAGGAAGGGCTTTGGAAAGCAGATGAGGTGAGCTCTCTTGCTCTTTGA